The Dehalogenimonas sp. 4OHTPN genome window below encodes:
- a CDS encoding NADH-quinone oxidoreductase subunit C, giving the protein MKDLGFIEIAIRIRERFGDGIAAADDKRLIIEPPRLAEIAAFLRDDPELNLDYLSSVTAIDHKTDFTLIYRLYSLSQNHRLTMRVPVADRVSPAVPSVTPIWRGADLQEREVFDLFGIEFSGHPNLKRLFLWEGFPGYPLRKDWVSRGP; this is encoded by the coding sequence ATGAAAGACCTTGGCTTCATCGAGATCGCCATCCGCATCCGTGAGCGATTCGGCGACGGTATTGCGGCGGCTGATGATAAACGGCTCATCATCGAGCCGCCTCGCCTTGCTGAGATTGCCGCATTTCTGCGCGACGACCCGGAACTGAACTTGGATTATCTAAGTTCTGTTACCGCCATCGACCACAAGACCGATTTCACCCTGATCTACCGCCTTTATTCGTTAAGTCAGAACCATCGGCTTACCATGAGGGTGCCGGTAGCCGACAGGGTCAGTCCTGCAGTGCCATCGGTCACCCCGATCTGGCGCGGCGCCGACCTCCAGGAGCGGGAGGTCTTCGATTTATTCGGCATCGAATTTTCCGGCCACCCCAACCTCAAGCGGCTGTTTCTTTGGGAAGGATTCCCAGGTTACCCGCTGCGAAAGGACTGGGTCAGCCGTGGTCCTTAA
- a CDS encoding NADH-quinone oxidoreductase subunit J, translating to MAVAFFVLSAGIIISALAVVLLKNIFRASLMLVLCFFLVAGLFASLSADFLAAIQVLIYVGAISVLIILAIMLTREITLGSLTNKQAMPALLGSGFVAAAFIFSTLATDWNVSTAEPAEPTTPILANLLFTPENFMLPLEMAAVLMLTAIIGAIILVRDK from the coding sequence ATGGCCGTCGCATTTTTCGTGCTCTCTGCCGGTATCATCATCTCCGCACTGGCGGTGGTGCTGCTTAAGAACATCTTTCGCGCCTCCCTGATGCTGGTGCTGTGCTTCTTCCTGGTGGCAGGGTTGTTTGCCAGCCTTTCGGCGGATTTCCTGGCCGCCATCCAGGTACTCATCTACGTCGGCGCCATCTCGGTGCTGATAATCCTGGCCATCATGCTGACCCGGGAAATCACCCTGGGCAGCCTGACCAACAAGCAGGCCATGCCGGCGCTCCTGGGAAGCGGCTTTGTCGCCGCGGCTTTCATCTTTTCGACGCTGGCCACCGACTGGAACGTCTCTACCGCCGAGCCCGCCGAGCCGACGACGCCCATCCTGGCCAACCTGCTGTTCACCCCGGAGAACTTCATGCTGCCGCTGGAGATGGCCGCCGTGCTGATGCTGACCGCCATCATCGGCGCCATCATCCTGGTGAGGGACAAGTGA
- a CDS encoding NADH-quinone oxidoreductase subunit D, which produces MVLKTEHYVINVGPQHPSTHGVFRLRLTLDGEVIVDVEPIFGYLHRGMEKIAEGRNYTKNIPLTDRLDYLSSMINNQAYCMAVENLLNITVPERAQYIRVIMAELQRMASHLAGIGFFMNDIGAFSTPLLYMFREREKIVELFDMTCGQRLNYNYMRFGGVSMDLPDEFLPALNKLLAGMPGFIEEYDKLISTNEIVLVRAKGVGILPKELAINASAAGPVLRGSDVKWDLRKNQPYSIYDRFEFDIPTGEIGDTYDRYAVRLEEIRQSTRILKQAVKQLPAGETMAKVSKLIRPPAGETYAAVEGPKGELGFFVVADGTENPYRWHVRAPSLINLTVLKEMLLGWKVADLMAIFGSIDIVMGEVDR; this is translated from the coding sequence GTGGTCCTTAAGACAGAACATTATGTCATCAACGTCGGGCCGCAGCACCCGTCCACCCACGGCGTCTTCCGGCTGCGCTTGACCCTCGACGGCGAGGTCATCGTCGATGTCGAGCCCATCTTCGGCTACCTCCACCGCGGCATGGAGAAGATCGCCGAGGGACGCAACTACACCAAGAACATCCCGCTGACCGACCGGCTGGACTACCTGTCCTCAATGATCAACAACCAGGCCTATTGCATGGCCGTCGAGAATCTCCTCAACATCACCGTGCCGGAGCGGGCGCAGTATATCCGGGTCATCATGGCCGAACTGCAGCGCATGGCCTCCCATCTGGCCGGCATCGGCTTCTTCATGAACGACATCGGGGCCTTCTCGACGCCGCTGCTCTACATGTTCCGAGAGCGCGAGAAGATCGTCGAGCTTTTCGACATGACCTGCGGCCAGCGGCTGAACTACAACTACATGCGCTTCGGCGGCGTCTCCATGGACCTGCCTGATGAATTCCTGCCGGCCTTGAACAAGCTCCTCGCCGGTATGCCCGGCTTCATCGAGGAGTACGACAAGCTTATCTCCACCAACGAGATCGTCCTGGTGCGGGCTAAGGGCGTCGGCATCCTGCCCAAGGAACTGGCTATCAACGCCTCGGCGGCCGGGCCGGTGCTCCGGGGCTCAGACGTCAAGTGGGACCTGCGCAAGAACCAGCCATATTCCATCTACGACCGTTTCGAGTTCGATATCCCCACCGGCGAGATCGGTGACACATACGACCGTTACGCGGTTCGCCTTGAGGAGATACGCCAGAGTACTCGCATCCTGAAGCAGGCGGTCAAGCAACTGCCTGCTGGCGAGACCATGGCCAAGGTGTCGAAACTCATCCGGCCGCCAGCCGGCGAGACCTACGCCGCCGTCGAGGGGCCCAAGGGTGAACTCGGCTTCTTCGTCGTTGCCGACGGCACGGAGAACCCCTACCGCTGGCATGTCCGGGCGCCCAGCCTGATCAACCTGACAGTGCTCAAAGAGATGCTGCTCGGCTGGAAAGTGGCCGACCTGATGGCCATCTTCGGTTCCATCGACATCGTCATGGGTGAGGTGGACCGCTGA
- a CDS encoding NADH-quinone oxidoreductase subunit B family protein, protein MAIENPGQPVYSDIELDAREGAIVESFFAEHQTAIPDPADWIGAPPLPDNILLTTVDKVINWSRHYSLWPVTFGLACCAIEMMCTAASRFDIARFGMEVFRASPRQADLMIIAGTLTWKMAPWLKRIYDQMPEPKWVLAMGACGTSGGIFKGSYSVVPGFNKVVPIDVYVPGCPPRPEALLQAIMEIHNKIEKMSPTRKASGV, encoded by the coding sequence ATGGCAATAGAAAATCCGGGCCAGCCGGTCTACTCCGACATCGAGCTTGACGCCCGCGAGGGCGCCATCGTCGAGAGTTTCTTCGCCGAGCACCAGACCGCCATCCCCGATCCGGCCGACTGGATTGGAGCGCCGCCGCTCCCAGACAACATCCTGTTAACCACCGTCGACAAGGTCATCAACTGGTCTCGCCATTACTCGCTGTGGCCGGTGACTTTTGGCCTGGCTTGCTGCGCTATTGAGATGATGTGCACCGCCGCCTCACGCTTCGACATCGCCCGCTTCGGCATGGAAGTCTTCCGGGCCTCACCGCGCCAGGCTGACCTGATGATCATCGCCGGTACGCTGACCTGGAAGATGGCACCGTGGCTGAAGCGCATCTATGACCAGATGCCGGAACCGAAGTGGGTGCTGGCCATGGGAGCCTGCGGCACCTCTGGCGGCATCTTCAAAGGTTCCTATTCCGTGGTGCCCGGGTTCAACAAGGTAGTGCCCATCGACGTCTACGTTCCGGGCTGCCCGCCACGGCCTGAGGCATTGCTCCAAGCCATCATGGAGATCCATAACAAGATCGAGAAGATGAGCCCCACCAGAAAGGCGTCCGGCGTTTGA
- the rpmI gene encoding 50S ribosomal protein L35, with amino-acid sequence MPKLKTHKGAQNRFKITGTGKMMRMKGLKSHLRRNKSKRARRQFDEMIPVAKVDVQRLGRLIPYGSS; translated from the coding sequence ATGCCGAAACTAAAAACGCATAAAGGCGCACAAAACCGGTTTAAGATCACTGGCACCGGAAAAATGATGCGGATGAAGGGCTTAAAAAGTCATCTGCGCCGCAACAAGTCAAAGAGAGCTCGACGTCAATTCGACGAAATGATTCCGGTTGCCAAAGTCGATGTTCAACGTCTGGGGCGTTTGATCCCCTACGGGTCATCGTAA
- the nuoH gene encoding NADH-quinone oxidoreductase subunit NuoH — MMDWLHFGVFTLIIFVFVITGVLFFIWYERRGLGRLQLRPGPNRAGPFGLLQPLADAVKVLLKEDIVPALADKPVHFLAPMVAFVPALAVFAVVPFGDGAMLADLNIGILYIMAVSSVVVIGIFMAGWSSSNKYSLLGAMRTIAQEVSYEIPLVLSILGAVMLAGSLSLNDIVKAQNVPFALLQPLGFLIYMTAAMAEINRTPFDLLEADSEIIAGFQTEYSGMKFGLFYLTEYAETLSVSVIASTLFLGGWAGPVLPGILWLVIKVVAVFSFIMWVRATFPRLRIDQVMAFCWKFLLPLAILNLLLTAGLVLTGLNDQLWLAVPLNLGLAAVLVVLASRQFRTGGGHAVT; from the coding sequence CTGATGGACTGGCTGCACTTCGGTGTCTTCACCCTCATCATCTTCGTCTTCGTCATCACCGGCGTCCTCTTCTTCATCTGGTACGAGAGGCGCGGCCTGGGGCGCCTCCAGCTCCGCCCCGGCCCCAACCGCGCCGGGCCGTTCGGCTTGCTGCAGCCGCTGGCCGACGCCGTCAAGGTTCTCCTCAAGGAGGACATCGTGCCGGCACTGGCCGACAAGCCGGTGCACTTCCTGGCACCAATGGTGGCTTTCGTGCCGGCGCTGGCCGTCTTCGCCGTCGTCCCCTTCGGCGACGGCGCCATGCTGGCTGACCTCAATATCGGTATCCTCTACATCATGGCCGTGAGTTCGGTAGTGGTCATCGGCATCTTCATGGCCGGCTGGTCGTCATCCAACAAATACTCGCTCCTGGGGGCCATGCGCACCATCGCCCAAGAGGTCAGCTACGAGATCCCACTGGTGCTGTCCATCCTTGGCGCCGTCATGCTGGCCGGCTCGCTATCGCTTAATGACATCGTCAAGGCGCAGAATGTGCCCTTCGCGCTGCTGCAGCCGCTGGGCTTTCTCATCTACATGACCGCGGCCATGGCCGAGATCAACCGCACCCCATTTGATCTATTGGAAGCCGATTCTGAGATTATCGCCGGCTTTCAAACGGAATATTCAGGCATGAAGTTCGGCCTGTTCTACCTGACCGAGTACGCCGAGACGCTATCGGTCTCGGTCATCGCCAGCACCCTGTTCCTGGGCGGCTGGGCCGGGCCGGTGCTCCCCGGCATCCTGTGGCTGGTCATCAAGGTGGTCGCCGTCTTTTCCTTCATCATGTGGGTGCGCGCCACCTTCCCGCGCTTGCGGATCGACCAGGTGATGGCCTTCTGCTGGAAGTTCTTGCTGCCGCTGGCCATCCTGAACCTGCTCCTGACCGCCGGGCTGGTGCTTACCGGCCTCAACGACCAGCTATGGCTGGCTGTTCCGCTGAACCTCGGTCTGGCGGCGGTGCTGGTCGTGCTGGCCAGCCGCCAATTCCGCACCGGAGGCGGCCATGCCGTCACTTAA
- the infC gene encoding translation initiation factor IF-3 — protein sequence MYLCFILTGGSRHIIKELRINEKILGREVRVVGESGEQLGVMTVAQAKDLARRANIDLVEVAPTSIPPVCRLMDYGKYRYEQTKKEREAKKGQKLSLLKEVRIRPKIGEHDYEAKVRSVRKQLEDGDKVKLTIMFRGREITHSELGIKILKRAAEDLTDISTVEGQPTLLGSRIHLMLLPKATNKGNKNKEGSLEDAETKNA from the coding sequence ATTTACCTCTGCTTTATTCTTACGGGAGGTAGCCGGCATATAATTAAGGAACTTCGAATCAACGAAAAGATACTTGGAAGAGAAGTCAGGGTGGTCGGGGAGAGTGGAGAACAACTCGGGGTGATGACAGTCGCCCAGGCAAAAGATCTGGCGCGCAGGGCGAATATTGATCTCGTGGAAGTTGCGCCTACATCAATACCTCCCGTTTGCCGGTTGATGGATTATGGCAAATACCGTTATGAACAGACAAAAAAAGAACGTGAAGCCAAAAAGGGTCAGAAGCTTTCACTATTAAAAGAAGTCAGGATACGACCCAAAATTGGGGAGCATGATTACGAAGCAAAAGTTCGAAGTGTTAGGAAACAACTCGAGGACGGCGATAAAGTAAAACTAACCATTATGTTTCGGGGACGTGAAATCACGCACTCAGAACTGGGTATTAAAATCCTGAAACGCGCTGCTGAAGATTTAACCGACATTTCAACTGTTGAAGGACAACCGACACTCCTGGGATCGCGAATCCACCTGATGTTGCTGCCAAAAGCGACCAATAAAGGTAACAAAAATAAAGAAGGTTCATTAGAAGATGCCGAAACTAAAAACGCATAA
- a CDS encoding NADH-quinone oxidoreductase subunit I — translation MPSLKNFGEGLLRGLKVTLNHAGRKWITVQYPEQKLNMSRRVRGTDIIWDRESCISCRACERACPVQCISMAVSRGEDKKLKTDDITIDFGLCIFCGLCIEACPTGISIYLGNTYANTNYRCSTFAGAKTGATPSDGRCREIVRANDELLVDDAARPRSGYYRPEIAAALPPQTLLVNQTTYIEDLRKRGQK, via the coding sequence ATGCCGTCACTTAAGAATTTCGGTGAGGGATTGCTGCGCGGCCTCAAGGTGACGCTGAACCACGCCGGCCGTAAATGGATCACCGTGCAATACCCAGAGCAGAAGCTCAACATGTCGAGGCGGGTGCGCGGCACCGACATCATCTGGGACCGCGAGTCCTGCATCTCCTGCCGCGCCTGCGAGCGCGCCTGCCCGGTGCAATGCATTTCCATGGCGGTGTCCCGCGGCGAGGACAAGAAGCTCAAGACCGACGATATCACCATCGATTTCGGCCTGTGCATCTTCTGCGGCCTGTGCATCGAGGCCTGCCCCACCGGTATCTCGATCTACCTGGGAAATACTTACGCCAACACTAACTACCGCTGCAGCACCTTTGCCGGCGCCAAGACCGGAGCCACTCCCTCCGACGGCCGCTGCCGCGAAATAGTGCGGGCCAATGACGAACTGCTGGTCGATGATGCGGCGCGGCCCCGCTCCGGATACTACCGCCCGGAGATCGCCGCCGCTCTGCCGCCGCAGACGCTGCTCGTCAACCAAACGACCTACATTGAAGACCTGCGGAAGCGAGGCCAGAAATAA
- the rplT gene encoding 50S ribosomal protein L20 — protein MARIKGGVSTHKRHKNILALTKGHRGQRNHIWKRAHESATHALAYAFAHRRDRKGDFRKLWIARINAAARINGLTYGRFIEGLQKSGIALNRKALADLAVNNPEAFSTLAKNSQG, from the coding sequence ATGGCTAGAATTAAAGGTGGAGTCTCAACCCACAAAAGACATAAGAATATCCTGGCATTAACCAAAGGTCATCGGGGCCAGCGTAATCATATTTGGAAACGGGCTCATGAGAGTGCGACGCACGCGCTAGCCTATGCTTTCGCTCACCGCCGCGACAGGAAAGGCGATTTCCGAAAGCTGTGGATTGCGCGCATCAACGCCGCCGCACGTATTAACGGCCTAACATATGGCAGGTTTATTGAGGGATTGCAGAAATCCGGCATCGCTCTTAATAGAAAGGCCTTAGCTGACCTGGCTGTGAACAATCCTGAAGCATTTTCAACATTGGCGAAAAATTCACAGGGTTAG
- a CDS encoding NADH-quinone oxidoreductase subunit A: MLAQFGYIGLFLIIGCAFIMVTLGIPAVLSRLTWIVPRKPTKVKLETYECGMQTTGRSWVQFNFRYYIYALMLIVMDVLAVFLYPWAASLGDLGATGFFVIAFFLVIVTVGYLYAWKKRALEWQ; this comes from the coding sequence ATGCTCGCTCAATTCGGCTACATCGGGCTCTTTCTCATCATCGGCTGCGCCTTCATCATGGTCACTCTTGGCATTCCGGCGGTGCTTTCTCGGCTGACGTGGATCGTCCCCAGGAAACCCACAAAGGTCAAGTTGGAGACCTACGAATGCGGCATGCAGACCACCGGCCGAAGTTGGGTGCAGTTCAACTTCCGCTACTATATCTACGCCCTGATGCTCATTGTTATGGACGTCCTGGCCGTTTTTCTATACCCTTGGGCAGCGAGCTTGGGCGACCTGGGGGCGACTGGCTTTTTCGTCATCGCTTTCTTCCTGGTCATTGTCACTGTCGGCTATCTCTACGCTTGGAAAAAGCGAGCTCTGGAATGGCAATAG